The Oncorhynchus masou masou isolate Uvic2021 chromosome 31, UVic_Omas_1.1, whole genome shotgun sequence genome includes a region encoding these proteins:
- the LOC135524018 gene encoding BTB/POZ domain-containing protein KCTD5-like isoform X2 — protein MAELHVVEQSVTSTIEQTEHRDVRGSVRLAASPTLMVSPRSSLPTSPGVSSTSRAVFGFPMKSNLSSPSEQAEKPESRWVCLNVGGTYFVTTKQTLCRDPKSFLYRLCQEDPDLDSDKDETGAYLIDRDPTYFGPILNYLRHGKLIMDKNLAEEGVLEEAEFYNIASLVRLVKERIRDNENRTSQGPVKHVYRVLQCQEEELTQMVSTMSDGWKFEQLISIGSSYNYGNEDQAEFLCVVSRELNNSTNGIVIEPTEKAKILQERGSRM, from the exons ATGGCCGAATTGCATGTTGTGGAGCAGAGTGTTACTTCCACAATAGAACAAACCGAGCACCGAGATGTCCGAGGCTCTGTTCGGCTGGCTGCTTCGCCCACTCTCATGGTTTCACCGCGGAGTAGCTTGCCCACCAGTCCTGGGGTGTCGAGTACTAGTAGAGCGGTGTTTGGGTTCCCAATGAAGAGCAACCTCAGTTCCCCATCGGAGCAAGCCGAGAAGCCAGAATCCCGCTGGGTTTGCCTAAATGTCGGTGGAACCTATTTTGTCACAACCAAACAGACATTGTGCAGGGACCCCAAATCGTTCCTGTACCGATTGTGTCAAGAAGATCCGGATTTGGACTCTGACAAG GATGAGACGGGTGCTTACCTAATCGACAGGGACCCCACATACTTTGGCCCCATTCTGAATTACCTGCGGCATGGGAAACTGATCATGGACAAAAACCTGGCAGAGGAAG GTGTCCTTGAGGAGGCGGAGTTCTACAATATTGCATCACTAGTAAGGCTGGTCAAGGAGAGGATACGGGACAACGAGAACAGGACATCTCAG GGCCCAGTGAAGCATGTGTACCGGGTGCTGCAGTGCCAAGAGGAGGAACTCACCCAGATGGTGTCCACAATGTCAGATGGCTGGAAGTTTGAGCAG CTCATAAGCATCGGCTCGTCCTATAACTATGGCAACGAGGACCAGGCTGAATTCCTGTGTGTGGTTTCCCGGGAGCTCAACAACTCCACTAATGGCATTGTTATCGAGCCCACTGAGAAGGCCAAG ATCCTCCAGGAGCGAGGTTCACGGATGTAA
- the LOC135524020 gene encoding gamma-tubulin complex component 2-like, with the protein MSEFRIHHDVNELLSLLHVRGGDGAEVFIDLLQKNRTPYITTTVSAHSAKVKIAEYSKTPEDFLRKYDELKSKNVRNLDPMVYLLSKLSEDKEMLQCLQQNAKERSEASANATTSTTFAIPPTSTKMSMQELEELRKKLGNVTASSNVPQSAEVTRKMLRDRHNKKNPTQPNPVFPNWVYDRPALIGDFIIGATAAGDPAVAIGTMPLPAQEQALVDDLLFVLVGVDGRDITAQPVLGRQNRSFIVDPTLDMSIKELVNRVLPVASYYSTITRFTEEKSSFEYGQVNHALTAAIRTLMKEYLILVTQLEHLHRQGMLSLQKLWFYIQPTMRTMEILASIASSVDKGDCMGGSTLSLLHDRTFNYTGDSQAQELCLYLTKAASVPYFEILEKWIYRGIIKDPYSEFMVEEHELQKEKIQEDYNDKYWDQRYTIVQHRIPSFLQKMADKILSTGKYLNVVRECGRDVTCPDAKEVLYTLKERAYVEQIEKSYYYASKVLLDFLMEEKELVARLRSIKHYFLMEKGDFFVHFMDLTEEELKKPVDDIVPPRLEALLELALRMSTANTDPFKDDLKIDLMPHDVITQLLRVLAIETKQEKAIINADPTEVALSGLEAFSFDYIVKWPLSLIINRKALTRYQMLFRHIFYCKHVERLLCNVWISNKTAKQHALHRAKWFAKAFALRQRMLNFVQNIQYYMMFEVMEPTWHIMEKNLKSASNIDDVLCHHTSFLDNCLKDCMLTNPELLKIFSKLMSVCVMFTNCMQLFTRSMKLDRELNRLSLEHGTMEGPPTQSERTEEQEKKRLTSKFLAEHVDALQSDSCFEATVSKFDSNFSTLLLDLLDKLSVYSTNDCEHSMINIIYRLDFNGFYTERLERMAIQRSQKAAA; encoded by the exons ATGAGTGAGTTTCGCATACACCATGATGTCAATGAGCTGCTCAGTCTGCTTCATGTGCGAGGAGGTGATGGGGCAGAAGTGTTTATTGATCTACTGCAGAAGAACAGGACACCTTACATCACCACAACAGTGTCTGCACACAGTGCAAAG GTCAAAATAGCAGAGTATTCAAAGACGCCAGAGGACTTCCTAAGGAAATATGATGAGCTCAAGTCAAAAAATGTCCGCAACCTGGACCCAATGGTCTACCTCCTATCAAAGCTTAGTGAGGATAAAGAG ATGCTCCAATGTCTGCAACAGAATGCCAAAGAAAGGTCTGAAGCGTCTGCTAATGCGACAACAAGTACAACCTTTGCTATCCCTCCAACCAGCACTAAGATGTCAATGCAGGAACTTGAAGAGCTGCGCAAGAAGCTGGGGAATGTCACTGCCAGCTCCAATGTGCCCCAG TCTGCTGAAGTCACACGAAAGATGCTGAGGGACAGACACAACAAAAAGAACCCCACTCAGCCCAACCCGGTGTTTCCCAATTGGGTGTATGACCGTCCTGCTCTGATTGGGGACTTCATCATCGGTGCCACAGCAGCAGGAGACCCAGCAGTGGCCATTG GTACAATGCCCCTACCAGCCCAGGAGCAGGCGTTGGTTGATGATTTGCTCTTTGTGCTGGTCGGTGTGGACGGCAGAGACATCACGGCCCAGCCTGTCCTCGGGAGGCAGAATCGCTCCTTCATCGTTGACCCAACCCTTGACATGTCCATCAAGGAGCTGGTCAATAGGGTACTACCAGTCGCCTCATACTACTCTACTATAACACG CTTCACTGAGGAGAAGTCGTCTTTTGAGTACGGCCAGGTGAACCACGCCCTGACGGCAGCCATAAGGACCCTGATGAAGGAGTATCTGATCCTGGTGACCCAGCTGGAGCACCTCCACAGGCAGGGCATGCTCTCCCTGCAGAAGCTCTGGTTCTACATCCAGCCCACCATGAGGACCATGGAGATCCTAGCCTCCATTG CCTCCTCAGTGGACAAAGGAGACTGCATGGGTGGGTCGACGTTGAGCCTCCTTCACGATCGTACCTTCAACTACACTGGAGACAGTCAGGCCCAGGAACTATGCCTCTACCTCACGAAAGCAGCTAGTGTCCCTTACTTTGAGATACTGGAGAAATGGATCTATAGAGGCATCATCAAGGACCCTTACAG TGAATTCATGGTTGAAGAGCACGAGCTACAGAAAGAGAAGATCCAGGAGGACTACAACGACAAGTATTGGGATCAGCGGTACACAATCGTACAGCACAGAATTCCATCCTTTCTTCAGAAAATGGCAGACAAAATTTTGAGTACAG GTAAATATCTCAATGTGGTGAGAGAGTGTGGCCGGGACGTGACTTGTCCGGATGCTAAAGAGGTCCTTTACACTCTCAAGGAAAGAGCCTACGTGGAGCAGATAGAAAAATCCTACTACTACGCCAGTAAGGTcctcctagacttcctgatggaggagaaggagctggTCGCACGCCTtag GTCAATCAAGCACTACTTCTTGATGGAAAAGGGAGATTTCTTTGTCCATTTCATGGACCTGACGGAAGAGGAGCTCAAAAAGCCAGTTGATGACATTGTCCCTCCCAGACTGGAGGCCTTGCTAGAGCTGGCTCTGAGGATGAGTACTGCTAACACAGACCCATTCAAAGATGACCTGAAG ATTGACCTTATGCCTCATGACGTGATCACCCAGCTGCTGCGGGTGCTGGCCATTGAGACCAAGCAGGAGAAGGCCATCATCAATGCCGATCCCACCGAGGTGGCCCTCAGCGGCCTGGAGGCCTTCTCCTTCGACTACATCGTCAAGTGGCCGCTGTCGCTCATTATCAACAG GAAAGCGCTGACGAGATACCAAATGCTGTTCCGGCATATTTTTTACTGCAAACATGTCGAGAGGCTGTTGTGCAACGTGTGGATCAGCAACAAAACAGCCAAACAGCACGCCTTGCACAGGGCCAAATG gtttgCAAAAGCGTTTGCCTTGAGACAGCGCATGCTGAACTTTGTACAGAACATCCAGTACTACATGATGTTTGAAGTCATGGAGCCCACCTGGCATATCATGGAGAAGAACTTGAAATCT GCCTCCAACATAGACGACGTGCTGTGTCATCACACCAGCTTCCTGGACAACTGCCTGAAGGACTGCATGCTGACCAACCCAGAGCTGCTTAAGATCTTTTCCAAGCTCATGTCCGTGTGTGTCATGTTCACCAACTGCATGCAG CTCTTCACCCGGAGCATGAAGCTGGACCGGGAGTTGAACCGGCTGTCTCTGGAGCATGGCACCATGGAGGGTCCTCCCACCCAGAGCGAACGCACCGAGGagcaagagaagaagagactcacCTCCAAG TTTCTAGCGGAGCACGTGGACGCCCTGCAGTCAGACTCATGCTTCGAAGCCACCGTCAGCAAGTTTGACAGCAACTTCAGTACACTGCTCCTGGACCTGCTGGACAAGCTCAGCGTCTACAGCACCAACGACTGTGAGCACAGCATGATAAACATAATCTACAG GTTGGA
- the LOC135524018 gene encoding BTB/POZ domain-containing protein KCTD5-like isoform X1 — translation MAELHVVEQSVTSTIEQTEHRDVRGSVRLAASPTLMVSPRSSLPTSPGVSSTSRAVFGFPMKSNLSSPSEQAEKPESRWVCLNVGGTYFVTTKQTLCRDPKSFLYRLCQEDPDLDSDKDETGAYLIDRDPTYFGPILNYLRHGKLIMDKNLAEEGVLEEAEFYNIASLVRLVKERIRDNENRTSQLLLFFSQGPVKHVYRVLQCQEEELTQMVSTMSDGWKFEQLISIGSSYNYGNEDQAEFLCVVSRELNNSTNGIVIEPTEKAKILQERGSRM, via the exons ATGGCCGAATTGCATGTTGTGGAGCAGAGTGTTACTTCCACAATAGAACAAACCGAGCACCGAGATGTCCGAGGCTCTGTTCGGCTGGCTGCTTCGCCCACTCTCATGGTTTCACCGCGGAGTAGCTTGCCCACCAGTCCTGGGGTGTCGAGTACTAGTAGAGCGGTGTTTGGGTTCCCAATGAAGAGCAACCTCAGTTCCCCATCGGAGCAAGCCGAGAAGCCAGAATCCCGCTGGGTTTGCCTAAATGTCGGTGGAACCTATTTTGTCACAACCAAACAGACATTGTGCAGGGACCCCAAATCGTTCCTGTACCGATTGTGTCAAGAAGATCCGGATTTGGACTCTGACAAG GATGAGACGGGTGCTTACCTAATCGACAGGGACCCCACATACTTTGGCCCCATTCTGAATTACCTGCGGCATGGGAAACTGATCATGGACAAAAACCTGGCAGAGGAAG GTGTCCTTGAGGAGGCGGAGTTCTACAATATTGCATCACTAGTAAGGCTGGTCAAGGAGAGGATACGGGACAACGAGAACAGGACATCTCAG CTTTTATTGTTTTTCTCTCAGGGCCCAGTGAAGCATGTGTACCGGGTGCTGCAGTGCCAAGAGGAGGAACTCACCCAGATGGTGTCCACAATGTCAGATGGCTGGAAGTTTGAGCAG CTCATAAGCATCGGCTCGTCCTATAACTATGGCAACGAGGACCAGGCTGAATTCCTGTGTGTGGTTTCCCGGGAGCTCAACAACTCCACTAATGGCATTGTTATCGAGCCCACTGAGAAGGCCAAG ATCCTCCAGGAGCGAGGTTCACGGATGTAA